Genomic window (Mesorhizobium sp. M4B.F.Ca.ET.058.02.1.1):
CACTCGGCATAGGGCATGCCGTAGATGATCTCGCGCGACTCGTCCTTGGAGAGCGCGACGCCGTCGACCTGCGCCGCCTCGCGATACCAGTTCGACAGGCAGTTGCGGCAGAAGCCGGCAAGGTTCATCAGATCGATGTTCTGCACGTCGCCGCGCTCGCGCAGGTGTTCGACCAGCCGGCGGAAGGCGGCGGCCTCGAAATCGCGCTTCTGCTCGTCGCTAAGCTCGGTCATGTCATGCGCTCCTCAGGCCCTGTCACACCGGCCCGGTGCGCGAGCCGAACTTCTTCACCTGGTGTATATCGGGACGGCGGTCGATCGCGTCAACGATCGGCGCCAGCTGCTCGGCCCAGGCGAGGGCGTCTTCGCGCCCGGCGATCAGGTCCTGGCGGATCTCGATCAGCGCATGGGCGAAGCCGTTGACGATGGCATGCCGGAACATGGTGTCGCCGCGCAGCGCCCCATCGTAAGGTTCGTTGTCGCCGACGACGAGGCTCTTGTCGGCGGCGAGCATGTCGATCAGCGGCCGCGCCACGCGGTCGTCCAGGTCCCACAATATACCGACATGCCAGGGCCGCCGGATGCCCTGCATGACCGGTGTGAAGGAGTGGACCGAGAAGATGAAGGGCGCCTTGCCGGACGCCTCGGCCACCGAGGCGATCATGGCGCCGACGGCGTCGTGATAGGGCCGGTAGAAGCGGTCGAGCCGTCTTTCCCGCTCTTCCGCGGCCATGGGGTAGTTTCCCGGCACGATGGTGCCGTCATAGAGCTGGCGGATCAGCGTCGGGTCGTCCTCGCCGCGGTTGGGATCGATCAAAAGCCGCGAGAAGTTGGCGAGCACAGCCGGCACGCCGAGCGTCGCCGCCAGCTCGCGCGTCACCGTCTCGACGCCGATATCGTAGGCGATGTGCCGCTCGAACTCGCTCGCCGGCAGGCCGAGGCTGCCATACTCCTCAGGCAGGGCGCGGCGGGCATGATCGCCAAGCAGAACGATGCCTCGCTTGCGATCGCCTTCGACGATATCGAAAGGCGCGAAAACTGTGGATCGGGTCATCGGCTGGAATTGGTCTGGTCGCTGGCTTCCCGGCAGGGTGGTAACGTCATTCCACGAAGAGGACGCTGGCGCAATGCCGTTGTTTGGCCACGGTTTCTGCGAAGAATCCAACGCATGGCGACAAATCGCGCCTGGGGCCTTCTAAATCGATTGGAATTGAACAAAACGGCGCGTTGACATGCGCCCGGAGTTTGCCGAAAAGGGGCGTCGAGAGATGCAGATGTCGTTCTTGAGGGGTTTCAGGATGGGTTCCGCCGGCAGGTCGCGCATGCGCCGTGCCTTCGCCTTGCCGATCCTGACCGTCGCCGCCGGGCTCACAGCCATGGTCGCGGCGTCGCCCGCCCGGGCCGATTTCCGCGTCTGCAACGCCACACAGAACCTGGTCGGCGTCGGCATCGGCTATCGCGCCAAGGCCGGCTGGATCACCGAGGGCTGGTGGCACATCGAAGGGTCGAGCTGCAAGACGCTGATCGAGGGTCCGCTGTCATCAAGGTTTTACTATCTTTATGCAGAAGACGCCGAGCGCGGCGGGCGCTGGGATGGCCCGATCAACATGTGCGTGGCCGAAAAAGAGTTCAAGATTGCCGGCGTAACCGATTGCGTCGCCCGGGGCTTCCAACGCGCCGGATTCCAAGAATATGACACGGGCGAGCAGGCAAGCTGGATGGTCCAGCTGACCGACGAGCCCGCAACGGGAGGCGCACCAGCGGCCCCCGCCCCGGGAACAAACAGTCAATGAGACGTAACCGCAAGGTCAAGATCCTCGCCACCATCGGTCCGGCCTCCTCCTCCGAGGAGATGTTGAAGAAGCTTTTCGAAGCCGGCGCCGATGTCTTCCGCATCAATATGAGCCATACTGACCACGATCTGATGCGCACGCTGGTCGGGCGCATCCGCGCGGTCGAGGACGCGGTCGGCCGGCCGATCGGCATTCTCGCCGACCTGCAGGGTCCGAAGCTGCGCGTCGGCAAGTTCGCAAACGGCAAGGAGACGCTCAGCGTCGGCCAGACCTTCACGCTCGACAACAATCCGGAACCCGGCACCTCGAGCAGAGTCTACCTGCCCCATCCGGAAATCCTGAGCTCGGTCGAGGCCGGTCACCGGCTTTTGATTGATGACGGCAAGCTGGAGCTCAGGGCGGTGAAGAGCGACGGCAAGTCGATCATTTGCACGGTCGTCGCCGGCACCACGATCTCCGACAAGAAGGGCGTCAGCCTGCCCGACACCGACCTGCCGGTCGGCGCGCTGACCGAGAAGGACCGCGCCGATCTCGACGCGGTGCTGGCGGCCAGCGTCGACTGGGTGGCGCTGTCCTTCGTGCAGCGGCCGGAGGATCTCGCAGAAGCGCGCAAGATCGCGCGCGGCCGGGCACTGATCATGGCCAAGATCGAGAAGCCGCAAGCGGTGGCCCGTCTGCCTGAAATCATCGAGCTGTCGGACGCGCTGATGGTTGCGCGCGGCGATCTCGGCGTCGAAATGCCGCTGGAGGCGGTGCCCGGCATCCAGAAGCAGATCACGCGTGCCGCGCGCCGCGCTGGCAAACCGGTGGTAATCGCGACGCAGATGCTGGAATCGATGATCACCGCGCCGGTGCCGACGCGCGCCGAGGTCTCGGACGTGTCGATCGCCGTGTTCGAGGGCGCGGACGCCATCATGCTTTCCGCGGAGTCCGCGGCCGGCGCCTATCCGGTCGAGGCCGTCGCGATGATGAACCGCATAGCCACCAAGGTCGAAGCCGATCCGACCTATGCCGGTATCATCAACGCGCAGCGCTCGGAGCCGGAAGCGACGGGCGCGGATGCCATTTCGCTTGCCGCGCGCGAAATCGCCGAGACGCTGAAACTGTCGGCGATCGTCACCTATACGGCCTCCGGCACGACCGGCTTGCGCGCCGCGCGCGAGCGGCCGCAAGTGCCGATCGTGGCGCTGTCGCCGATCCTCAACACGGCGCGGCGGCTGTCGCTACTGTGGGGCACGCATTGCG
Coding sequences:
- a CDS encoding DUF1244 domain-containing protein, with product MTELSDEQKRDFEAAAFRRLVEHLRERGDVQNIDLMNLAGFCRNCLSNWYREAAQVDGVALSKDESREIIYGMPYAEWQALNQTEASDAKKAEFEARRPKDH
- a CDS encoding N-formylglutamate amidohydrolase produces the protein MTRSTVFAPFDIVEGDRKRGIVLLGDHARRALPEEYGSLGLPASEFERHIAYDIGVETVTRELAATLGVPAVLANFSRLLIDPNRGEDDPTLIRQLYDGTIVPGNYPMAAEERERRLDRFYRPYHDAVGAMIASVAEASGKAPFIFSVHSFTPVMQGIRRPWHVGILWDLDDRVARPLIDMLAADKSLVVGDNEPYDGALRGDTMFRHAIVNGFAHALIEIRQDLIAGREDALAWAEQLAPIVDAIDRRPDIHQVKKFGSRTGPV
- a CDS encoding DUF1036 domain-containing protein gives rise to the protein MRRAFALPILTVAAGLTAMVAASPARADFRVCNATQNLVGVGIGYRAKAGWITEGWWHIEGSSCKTLIEGPLSSRFYYLYAEDAERGGRWDGPINMCVAEKEFKIAGVTDCVARGFQRAGFQEYDTGEQASWMVQLTDEPATGGAPAAPAPGTNSQ
- the pyk gene encoding pyruvate kinase, with the translated sequence MRRNRKVKILATIGPASSSEEMLKKLFEAGADVFRINMSHTDHDLMRTLVGRIRAVEDAVGRPIGILADLQGPKLRVGKFANGKETLSVGQTFTLDNNPEPGTSSRVYLPHPEILSSVEAGHRLLIDDGKLELRAVKSDGKSIICTVVAGTTISDKKGVSLPDTDLPVGALTEKDRADLDAVLAASVDWVALSFVQRPEDLAEARKIARGRALIMAKIEKPQAVARLPEIIELSDALMVARGDLGVEMPLEAVPGIQKQITRAARRAGKPVVIATQMLESMITAPVPTRAEVSDVSIAVFEGADAIMLSAESAAGAYPVEAVAMMNRIATKVEADPTYAGIINAQRSEPEATGADAISLAAREIAETLKLSAIVTYTASGTTGLRAARERPQVPIVALSPILNTARRLSLLWGTHCVVSPDAIDLDDMVDRACRIAIDEGFGKPGDRVIITAGVPLRTPGSTNMLRIAYVGSETQGSRPA